In Thermanaeromonas sp. C210, the following proteins share a genomic window:
- a CDS encoding FAD binding domain-containing protein, producing MVTDYLFPASPGECLEMLAAHEDARIIAGGTDLMVDVKDKRLHPRVLVDITRIPGVDLIAEEGDNIILGGGVTHARAASSELVREKLAALAEAAASVGSPQIRNVGTLAGNVVNAQPAADGAVALVALGAEAEIIGPGGTRRVPVEELYEGVGRSRVDSARELLWRFLVPKWGEGDASAFVRLSPRRALSLPMLNVAVRIQVKDGRWQRARVCLAPVAPRPFLCREAAEALVGEEVSRDRMLEAARIAADLAQPRDSRLRGSREYRKKMVRVLVLRALEEAVARLHK from the coding sequence ATGGTAACGGACTATCTTTTTCCGGCCTCACCCGGCGAATGTTTGGAGATGCTGGCCGCCCACGAAGATGCCCGGATTATCGCGGGCGGCACAGACCTCATGGTGGACGTGAAAGATAAGCGGCTGCATCCCCGGGTGCTGGTGGATATCACCCGGATCCCGGGAGTGGACCTGATTGCCGAAGAAGGGGATAACATCATTCTGGGCGGCGGGGTAACCCACGCCCGGGCGGCAAGTTCAGAGCTGGTGAGGGAGAAGCTTGCCGCCCTGGCCGAAGCAGCTGCTTCTGTAGGCTCACCCCAAATTCGCAATGTAGGTACCCTGGCCGGGAACGTGGTCAACGCCCAGCCGGCGGCCGATGGGGCAGTGGCCCTGGTGGCCTTGGGAGCCGAGGCGGAGATAATCGGCCCCGGGGGGACGAGACGTGTACCGGTAGAGGAGTTGTATGAGGGGGTGGGCCGTTCCCGAGTAGACAGCGCCAGAGAGTTGTTGTGGCGTTTCCTGGTGCCCAAATGGGGCGAGGGAGATGCCTCGGCCTTTGTCCGGCTCTCTCCCCGGCGGGCCCTGTCCCTGCCCATGCTCAATGTCGCCGTGCGGATACAGGTAAAGGATGGACGGTGGCAGAGGGCCCGGGTCTGCCTGGCGCCGGTGGCCCCCCGGCCCTTCCTGTGCCGGGAAGCGGCAGAGGCCCTGGTGGGCGAAGAAGTGAGCCGGGACAGGATGCTGGAGGCGGCGCGAATCGCCGCCGACCTTGCCCAGCCCAGGGACAGCCGGCTTAGGGGTTCCCGGGAGTATCGTAAAAAAATGGTCCGGGTCCTGGTCTTACGTGCCCTGGAAGAAGCTGTGGCCAGGTTGCATAAGTGA
- a CDS encoding pyridoxal phosphate-dependent aminotransferase: MESLLARRMFDLGTETAFEVLAKAKALEAQGKEVIHLEIGEPDFDTPRNIIDAAIKALNSGYTHYTPAPGLIEIRQAIADYATRQKGVPYSAEEVVVVPGGKPIMFFSILALVNPGEEVIYPNPGFPIYESVIRFVGARPVPIPLREENDFRLDVDELATLITPRTKMLIINSPANPTGGVLTRRDVERIADLVRGKNIIVLSDEIYDRIVYDGAQPVSIASLPGMKDWTIILDGFSKTYAMTGWRLGYGLMHKELAARIAQLMVNSNSCTAAFTQMAGIEALTGPQDAVEAMVAEFKRRRDIIVDGLNAIPGVSCKKPVGSFYVFPNVKSFGRPSKEIADFLLEECGVAALGGTAFGEYGEGYLRLSYANSVENIQKALNRIEDGLKKLR, from the coding sequence ATGGAAAGTCTTTTAGCCCGCCGCATGTTCGATCTGGGCACCGAAACCGCCTTTGAAGTCTTGGCCAAGGCCAAGGCCCTGGAAGCCCAAGGCAAAGAGGTCATCCACCTGGAAATAGGGGAGCCCGACTTCGATACCCCGCGGAATATTATTGATGCGGCCATTAAGGCCCTTAATTCCGGCTACACCCATTACACGCCGGCTCCGGGTCTTATAGAAATCCGCCAGGCCATTGCCGACTACGCCACCCGCCAGAAGGGCGTCCCCTATTCTGCCGAGGAAGTGGTGGTAGTACCGGGCGGCAAACCCATCATGTTCTTCAGCATCCTGGCCCTCGTCAATCCGGGAGAAGAGGTCATCTATCCTAATCCTGGCTTTCCCATTTATGAGTCCGTAATCCGCTTCGTAGGGGCTAGACCCGTACCCATTCCCCTCCGGGAAGAAAACGATTTTCGCCTGGATGTTGACGAGCTGGCTACCCTCATCACGCCCCGGACCAAGATGTTGATCATAAATTCGCCGGCCAACCCCACCGGCGGAGTCCTCACCCGCCGGGATGTGGAGCGCATAGCCGATCTCGTCCGGGGCAAGAACATCATCGTCTTGTCCGATGAAATTTACGATCGTATCGTGTACGACGGGGCGCAGCCGGTATCCATCGCCTCCTTACCGGGAATGAAGGATTGGACTATCATCCTCGACGGTTTCTCCAAGACCTACGCCATGACGGGCTGGCGCCTGGGATACGGCCTTATGCATAAAGAGCTGGCCGCCCGCATCGCCCAGCTCATGGTAAACTCCAACTCCTGCACGGCTGCCTTTACTCAGATGGCCGGCATCGAAGCCCTCACCGGGCCGCAGGATGCCGTGGAGGCCATGGTGGCCGAATTCAAGCGCCGGCGGGATATAATCGTTGACGGTCTAAACGCCATACCCGGCGTGAGCTGTAAGAAGCCGGTCGGCTCCTTCTACGTGTTCCCCAACGTCAAGTCCTTCGGCCGCCCCAGCAAGGAAATCGCCGATTTTCTCCTAGAAGAATGCGGTGTGGCCGCCCTGGGTGGCACCGCCTTTGGTGAGTACGGGGAGGGGTACCTGCGCCTCTCTTACGCCAACTCCGTGGAAAACATCCAGAAGGCCCTCAACCGCATAGAAGACGGCTTAAAGAAATTAAGATAA
- a CDS encoding 2-hydroxyacid dehydrogenase, protein MSQWKVYVTRPVPQPAIDLLAERCEVEVNPEDRVLSKGELIEKIKGRDGVFCLLTDKIDAEVMDAAPGVKVFANMAVGYDNIDIPAATARGILVTNTPGVLTEATAEFAWALLFAVARRVVEADKFMRAGKYRAWGPMLMLGQEIHGKILGVIGGGRIGTAFARRAKGFDLKVLYTDVRPNAQFEAETGGRFVDKDTLLRESDFVSIHVPLTPSTRHLIGERELKLMKKSAILINTSRGPVVDEAALVKALREGEIWGAGLDVFEREPEMVPGLAELDNVVVCPHIASATWETRTAMATMAARNLLAALEGQLPPQCVNPEAYKQGR, encoded by the coding sequence ATGAGCCAGTGGAAGGTCTATGTGACCCGCCCCGTACCTCAGCCGGCCATCGATCTGCTGGCCGAACGCTGCGAGGTAGAAGTTAATCCGGAGGACCGCGTCCTGTCTAAAGGAGAACTTATCGAAAAAATCAAAGGGCGCGACGGGGTTTTCTGCCTGCTTACAGACAAAATCGATGCTGAAGTAATGGATGCGGCCCCAGGAGTAAAGGTTTTCGCCAACATGGCCGTAGGCTACGACAACATTGACATCCCGGCCGCCACCGCCCGGGGAATTCTGGTCACCAACACGCCGGGGGTCCTGACCGAAGCCACCGCCGAATTCGCCTGGGCCCTCCTCTTCGCCGTGGCCAGGCGGGTGGTAGAAGCCGACAAGTTCATGCGGGCCGGGAAATACCGGGCCTGGGGGCCAATGCTCATGCTCGGCCAGGAAATACACGGTAAGATCTTGGGCGTCATCGGGGGCGGCCGCATCGGCACGGCCTTTGCCCGCCGGGCTAAGGGCTTTGATCTCAAGGTCCTGTATACCGACGTCCGGCCGAATGCCCAGTTCGAAGCCGAAACCGGGGGCCGTTTTGTGGATAAGGATACCCTCCTCCGGGAATCCGACTTCGTTTCCATCCACGTTCCCCTTACACCCTCCACCCGTCACCTGATAGGTGAGAGGGAGCTAAAGCTTATGAAAAAGTCGGCCATCCTCATCAATACCTCCCGGGGGCCGGTGGTAGATGAAGCCGCTCTGGTTAAGGCCCTCCGTGAAGGGGAAATATGGGGTGCCGGCCTCGATGTCTTTGAGAGGGAGCCCGAAATGGTTCCGGGTCTGGCCGAATTAGACAACGTGGTCGTTTGCCCCCATATCGCCAGCGCCACCTGGGAAACCCGGACCGCCATGGCTACCATGGCTGCCAGGAACCTTTTAGCCGCCCTGGAGGGTCAACTGCCGCCCCAGTGTGTAAATCCTGAAGCCTACAAGCAGGGCCGGTAG
- a CDS encoding BMP family ABC transporter substrate-binding protein — translation MRKAARILMAGVVLLLALGLLAGCGGGESTPSQGQQQEQEEKMKVGFIYVGPAGDAGWSWTHDQGRLYLEDKVPWVETSYIENVPEGPDAERVLTQLAEEGNKVIFATSFGYMDYVIKVAEKYPDVVFMHCSGYKTAANAGTYFGAMEEPRYLSGMVAGKMTKTNVLGYVAAHPIPEVIRGINAFTLGARSVNPDVKVKVVWTNTWYDPAAEKQAALSLLDAGADVIAQHQDTPGPQQAAQERGKYAIGYNCDMRQFAPDASLTAPIWNWGPYYVQTVEAVKNGTWKPEQYYGTMKDGIVDLAPFNDVVPQEVRDLVEKKKQEIIEGKFYVFQGPIKDQSGKIRVPEGGKMSHEEVLGVDWFVEGVEGDIPK, via the coding sequence ATGAGGAAAGCCGCGCGTATTTTGATGGCGGGTGTGGTCCTGCTACTCGCACTGGGGCTGCTGGCCGGTTGCGGCGGCGGCGAGAGTACGCCATCTCAGGGCCAGCAGCAAGAACAAGAGGAGAAGATGAAGGTAGGGTTCATATACGTGGGTCCCGCAGGGGATGCGGGCTGGAGCTGGACCCACGATCAGGGCAGGTTATACCTGGAAGACAAAGTGCCTTGGGTGGAAACCTCCTATATTGAAAACGTTCCCGAGGGACCCGATGCGGAGCGGGTGTTGACCCAGCTGGCCGAAGAGGGGAACAAAGTAATTTTTGCGACCAGCTTCGGCTACATGGATTACGTGATTAAAGTGGCCGAGAAATATCCCGACGTGGTCTTCATGCACTGCTCGGGTTACAAGACGGCAGCCAATGCAGGTACCTACTTCGGCGCCATGGAAGAGCCCCGCTATCTCTCGGGCATGGTGGCCGGGAAGATGACCAAGACCAATGTTTTAGGTTATGTAGCGGCCCACCCGATTCCGGAGGTCATCCGCGGTATCAACGCCTTCACCCTGGGAGCCCGTTCGGTCAACCCGGATGTGAAGGTGAAGGTAGTGTGGACCAATACGTGGTACGATCCCGCCGCCGAGAAGCAAGCTGCGCTGAGCTTGCTGGATGCCGGCGCCGATGTGATTGCCCAGCACCAGGATACCCCCGGTCCCCAGCAGGCCGCCCAGGAGAGGGGCAAATACGCCATCGGGTATAACTGCGACATGCGCCAGTTTGCTCCTGATGCTTCCCTGACTGCTCCCATCTGGAACTGGGGTCCCTACTATGTTCAGACCGTGGAAGCCGTGAAGAACGGTACCTGGAAGCCCGAGCAATACTACGGAACCATGAAGGACGGCATTGTGGACCTGGCCCCCTTCAACGATGTTGTACCTCAGGAAGTCCGCGACCTGGTAGAAAAGAAGAAGCAGGAGATTATAGAGGGCAAGTTCTACGTTTTCCAAGGTCCTATTAAGGATCAAAGCGGCAAGATCCGGGTGCCGGAGGGCGGCAAAATGAGCCACGAGGAAGTCCTGGGCGTCGACTGGTTTGTGGAAGGCGTGGAGGGAGATATTCCCAAATAA
- a CDS encoding ABC transporter ATP-binding protein: MAAPLVEMRGIRKVFPGVVANDDVNLTVRAGEIHALLGENGAGKSTLMSILTGLYRPDAGEIYIDGRKVNFRSPRDAIEAGIGMVHQHFRLVSPFTVTENVALGLKGGLKLNLNRLAEEIAEVSRNYGLQVDPQARIWQLSVGEQQRVEIIKLLYRRARVLILDEPTAVLTPQEARDLYGTLKKMAAEGCAVIFITHKLQEVMEAADTITILRGGRTVATVRKEDTTEKELARMMVGRDVSWQRERPESSKGEIVLEIKGLKALNDKGLLALKGVDLSVAAGEILGIAGVAGNGQRELVEVIAGLRPCLEGAVTVAGKNLGQCDPCRVIQSGVGFVPEDRLGMGLVPNLGAVDNLLLKEYRHSRWGRVLLNRKAARQWASQLVERFEVKMAGLDAPVKLMSGGNLQRLLLAREISGRPRLLLAVYPSRGLDIGATETVQRLLLEQRAAGTAILLISEDLEELFRLADRIAVMYEGEIMGVVPTAEANIEDIGLMMAGAKRMEVSA; the protein is encoded by the coding sequence ATGGCAGCACCTCTTGTGGAGATGCGGGGCATCCGGAAAGTTTTTCCCGGCGTGGTGGCCAACGACGATGTGAACTTAACCGTACGCGCCGGGGAAATCCACGCCCTTTTAGGGGAAAACGGTGCCGGGAAGAGCACCTTAATGAGTATTCTGACCGGCCTCTACCGCCCGGATGCAGGAGAGATCTACATTGACGGGCGCAAGGTCAATTTCCGCTCGCCCCGTGACGCCATTGAGGCCGGAATCGGCATGGTGCACCAACATTTCCGGCTGGTATCTCCCTTCACCGTAACGGAGAACGTAGCCCTGGGCTTAAAAGGGGGGCTTAAGCTTAATCTAAACAGGCTGGCCGAGGAGATAGCGGAGGTATCCCGGAACTACGGCCTGCAGGTAGACCCCCAAGCCCGGATTTGGCAGCTTTCCGTGGGCGAACAGCAGCGGGTGGAGATTATTAAACTCTTGTACCGCCGCGCCCGGGTACTAATACTGGACGAACCGACGGCGGTCCTGACACCCCAAGAAGCAAGGGATCTTTACGGTACCCTTAAAAAAATGGCTGCCGAGGGCTGTGCTGTAATCTTCATCACCCATAAATTGCAGGAAGTCATGGAGGCGGCCGATACCATTACCATCCTGCGGGGCGGCCGGACGGTGGCCACGGTCAGAAAAGAGGATACTACCGAAAAAGAACTGGCCCGGATGATGGTGGGCCGCGATGTGAGCTGGCAGAGAGAAAGGCCAGAATCCTCCAAAGGGGAAATCGTTTTAGAAATCAAAGGGTTAAAAGCCCTCAACGATAAAGGCCTCCTGGCCTTGAAGGGTGTAGACTTATCCGTTGCGGCGGGTGAGATCTTAGGCATTGCCGGCGTGGCCGGCAACGGCCAGCGTGAATTGGTGGAAGTGATTGCCGGGCTGAGGCCCTGCCTGGAGGGCGCCGTTACCGTGGCCGGCAAGAACCTGGGACAGTGTGATCCCTGCCGCGTGATTCAAAGCGGCGTGGGCTTTGTTCCGGAGGACCGCCTGGGCATGGGCCTGGTCCCTAATTTGGGAGCCGTCGACAATCTCCTCCTGAAGGAATACCGCCACTCGCGGTGGGGTAGGGTGTTGCTCAACCGGAAAGCCGCCCGCCAGTGGGCGTCCCAGCTGGTGGAGCGTTTCGAAGTGAAAATGGCCGGGCTGGACGCCCCCGTCAAGTTGATGTCCGGCGGCAATTTGCAGCGCCTCCTGCTGGCGCGGGAGATCTCCGGCCGGCCGCGCTTGCTGCTGGCAGTCTATCCCAGCCGGGGTCTGGATATCGGGGCGACCGAAACGGTCCAGCGCCTCCTGCTGGAGCAGCGGGCGGCAGGTACGGCCATTCTATTGATTTCCGAGGACCTGGAAGAACTATTCCGCCTGGCCGACCGCATTGCCGTCATGTACGAGGGTGAGATTATGGGCGTAGTGCCCACTGCAGAGGCGAATATCGAGGATATAGGCTTGATGATGGCCGGAGCTAAAAGAATGGAGGTGAGTGCATGA